TTTAATATATTATATTAGTTTATAAATAAAATAAGATAGATTTTATTATTTGTCAATAACATAGTTTTAACTTATGATTATTATGCAACAAAAAAGCGTGAGTAAATACTATAAGGCTTGCCTATATTAGAACACCATCCAGGGTGTCGGCATCACATCAAAGCCCCTGTGGCCGGCAAGGAATACCGGAGGCCGGTTGAGAAATCGTTAATGCTCCATTTGTAGTCCCGATGTTCAGCTTTAGCTGAACAAGTTCGCCGCCAATTTTAAATATTCTAAATTATTAATAATAAAATAAAGGGATTTGTCCTACCGGTGTTTAATCAATTTAAAAAGAACAGGAGGTGAGTGCTGTTTCGCTGCCATAATCTTAGTCGACTTTTATATTTCGGCTATTAGGCGGCAGAACAGTCAAGTAATATGTCATTTGAATATCTATTATATGATCAAAAAGATAAAATAGGTTATATAAGTCTCAATCGACCTGAGAAACGCAATGCATTATCCAAAGGGTTATTGGAAGAATTGGCTGGACTTTTAGCTGTTGTTGGTGCCGAAATAATAACTGAAAAGAGAGTTAATGTGATCGTTATCAAGGGCATAGGCCAAGCATTTTCTGCCGGACACGATCTTAAAGAAGTGTATGAAAGTAATCCCCAAGAACTGCTGCAGCTTTTCCAGGCATGCTACAAAACCATGCAGGCTATCCGGGATACTGGGCAGCCGGTAATTGCCCAGGTGCGCGGTATAGCTACCGCGGCCGGCTGTCAGCTGGCCGCCGCATGTGACCTGGCGGTAGCCTCCGAGGATGCCATGTTTGGTACGCCAGGGGTGAAAATTGGTCTTTTCTGCAGTACCCCGGCTGTTTTTTTAAGCAGAAATATCGGTCGAAAAAAAGCTATGGAAATGCTCTTGACCGGTGCCTTAATGCCCGCCCGGGAGGCTTTGATCTATGGGCTGGTGAATAAAGTAGTGCCGACAGAAGAATTGGACCGTGCCACTGAACAGATGGCGGCCACTATAGCTGATTATAGCACTTCGGCCATCGCTATAGGGAAAAAGGCATTCTACCGTCAAATTAACATGGAGGACTTCCAGGCTTTAAACTACGCCAGTGAAGTAATCACCTTGAACAGTACTACCAAAGACGCTCGTGAGGGTATTAGTGCATTTATAGAAAAAAGACATCCTAAGTGGACAGATTAAGATGGAATAATTAGACTCATTGCCTGACATTTAGTAGCCCGGGATTTGTTAGAAGAAGATGATTGAAATCAAGCCCCGGCGAAATAACGTTGGGGCTTGATTTATCTTAGTTGTGCCCGGCATGGGCATAGTCTGGCGGGTGAAAATCACGAGTGCGGGTTGATAGTGCCAAACACACAGCCAAAGGCAAGGGTGTTCATCGCGAGGTGAAGGCGTGGTGCTATAAAGGGGATTTTATCAAAATCCCTATGACGTGGTGGCGTAATTCAGCCAGCCAATTTGTAAATATGGCATTGTCTAGCGGTTGGTTTGATGAGATTGGATTAGTTAGCTTAGTTTTGTACAAGGTCGGCATTTTGCATCATTTCCGAGAGGGGGTGACTGGAGTTTATCAGTAGCCGTATACGAGGCCCGTACGTGCTGGTTTCGTGAGGTGGATAACGCTGCAGTAATCACTGCGGCGCTACCCTAGTCGATTAAGCCTATATAGCCGGAATAAATTTAAAACCGTACCTGGTTACTCCTTCTTCTTCATATATCTTTCTGAATACGGCCTTCACCGGCATACCGATGGTAAGTCCCTCTTCAGGGGGATTAACCACCTGGGCTATCACCCGGGGGCCTTCTTCCAATTGCACAATAGCCACGGGATAGCTGCCTTTGCAGTGTGCTTCGGCGGCAAACTCCGGCGGAGCCCCGCCACCGGCAATGATGGTGTATGAATATATTGTACCCCTGCCGCTGAGCTGCACATTTTCAAAGGTTGTACCCTGAGAACAGTATTTACATACCGCTTTGGAAGGGAAATTAACCTTGCCGCAGGACCGGCAGCGCTGGCCGATCAGCCGGTAGCGCTGGGGAACCGCCCTTTGGTACATGGGAATGGATATATGAGCGCCCATTTAATCACCTCAGATACTTTTTTTCAGTTTAAGATATTGAACGTAGCTGATATATTTTTTATATTCCAGCGCTGCCCGCCAGGGATTCGTTTCTGTCGTTACTGCTTGATTTAAGTTAAAACTCAGCGCCTGACTGCCCGAACCGGAACCATATGAACAAACTATTATGCTGTCTCCGGCGGCGGCTGCTTCCAGTACCCGGCAAAGTGCCAACAGCGGTGATGCGGCCCCGGTATCACCCAGTTGGGCGTAAACTTGGCTTTCTTTTAATTGCTCCTCGCTGCAGCCCATTTTTTTGCCCAGTGCCGCAGCAGTTTTAGCGTCGCTCTGGTGTAATATAACGTGGTTATAATCGGCCAGGCCCCGGCCGGTTTTACTTACCAGGCCCGTCACCGCTGCTTTGACTGTTGCATTATAATCCTTTGCGGCATAAGCTTTGACACCGATATCACGGATATCCGTTTCACCCGGCAGCCGGTAGCGCAGTCCCATAGCTTCATTTGAGCAGGCATAAACTGCCTCAAAAGTCAGCCCCGGCTTATTCTTGGCCAGCACGAATGCACAGGCACCGGCACCAAAGCCATGTTCTATATCCATATCTGCTCCTGAGGCGGGCGCATCGGATATGATCACCAGTGCGTAAGGCCGGTCCGTCTGCTCCATGAGACCCAGGGCTGATAGTATAGCTTGTGTACCTGCTGTAGTGGAATTGGCATGTTGGGCGGTTAAAACGTTATTATTCAAGCCCAGCGCTTCCACTACGGTGCCCGACATTTCTTTTTCCTGGTAGGGAAAATGCGTAGAAGCCAGGGTCAGCACGCCCACGCATGATATATCCAAGCCCGCCAGCGCATTCCGGGCCGCTTCCACGGCCATAGTGGTAACGTCCTCATCTATGTCCAGCACTGTTTTTTCCCGCATACCGGCAGAGCAGCCGCCCAGGGCATTTAGATATTCGTCTCTTTTAATGCGCAGGTACGGCAGGTAAACTCCGTAAGACATGATACTCTTAGCCATCAGGCATCCCCCCTCTGGTAGATGAATACCGCGGCTGTTCCACCGGAACCACCTACATTGTGGGATAAAGCGTACCTGGCGTTTTTAATCTGTCTGCCGGGCTCTTTGGCCTCGCCACGCAGCTGCTTAAATATTTCAACCGCCATACCGCAGCCGGTGGCGCCAATGGGGTGTCCCTTGGCCTTCAGCCCACCGCTGTTGTTAACCGGCAATTTGCCGTCCCGCTGGGTAATGCCTTCTTCCAGCAGGTATTGGGCCCGGCCTTCTTCGGCAAAGCCCAGGTCGGCATAAGCCAATATCTCGGCAATGGTAAAGCAATCATGCACCTCGGCAAAATCTATGTCATTGGGCCCTACACCGGCTTGCTGATAGGCTTCCGCGGCGGCCTTACGGGTAGCTGACAGCCTGGTCATACTGTCCCTGTCGTGAATAGCCAGGAAGTCGCTGGCTGCCCCGAAACCTTTTAAATAAACCGGTTTATCAGTAAACTCACGGGCTATTTGGGCATTGCAGAGCAGCACGGCTGCAGCGCCGTCAGTGGTTGGACTGCAGTCCCATACGTTAAACGGATAGGCCACGGGCACGCCTTTCACAGCCTGCTCTACAGTAATCTCTTTACGGAATTGTGCTTTGGGGTTGGCCACTGCGTGGCGGTGGTTTTTCACCGCCACCATCGACAGGTGTTCTCTTTTTAGCCCGTAGTCATGCATATATCGGGCCGCCATTAAGGCATAAATTCCGGCAAATGTAGACCCGGCCAGGCGCTCGAATTCCGTATCTCCGGATACGCCCAGCCAGTAGCGGCCTTTACTGGAGGATACATCCCGCATTTTTTCCACGCCCGCGGCCAGCACCAGGTCAACCTTACCCGAGGCCACGGCACAGGCGGCATTATACAAAGCATACCCGCCCGAGGCACAGGCGTTTTCAATTCTCACGGCGTTTACATGGGGCAGGCCCACGTGGCCCATAAGCAACGGGGCCAGCTGTCCCAGCTGAAATCCGCTGCCTGCGCTCAAGCTGCCTATATAAGCAGCCCCAATTCTTTGCTGATCCAGGCCCCGGTCCACGCTTTGCAGCATTTCCAGATAGGCTTCCGCAAACAATTCTTTAACACCCTTGCCGGGAAAATCGCCGTAACGGGTTTGCCCGGCGCCAATAATGGCTACACTTTCCACCCGGTCTCACCTTCTTTCTCACTGAAGAGATTATATTTCCAATTCTTTAAGCAGTCTGCCGGCTATGACCATACGCTGTATTTCGTTGGTCCCTTCGTATATACGGGTAAGCCTGGCGTCCCGGTAAAAACGTTCTACCGGAAATTCCTTCATGTAACCCATGCCGCCGTGTATCTGGACTGCTTTATCGACCACTCTGCCCAGGGCTTCCGAAGCAAATAGTTTGACCATTGGTCCTTCTTTAATCACGGGCATGTTTTGGTCCACCATCCAGGCCACTCTGTAGGTCAGCGCCCGGGCAGCTTCGGTATCGGTGGCCATTTCCGCCAGCATCCACTGGATAGCCTGGAAACCGGCAATTGGTCTGCCGAACTGCACTCGCTGCTGGGCATATTTGGCCGACAGCTCAATTAATTTATCACAGGCGCCTACACAGCGAGCCCCCAGAGCCACCCGGCCTTTGCTTAAGATTCGCAGGGCACTGGCATAGCCTTTGCCAACAATCCCCAATACATTTTCTTTGGGCACTTCACAATCTTCAAAGATGATTTCCGAAGTATGTGAACCGCGCAGGCCCATTTTCTTTTCAATGGTGCCAATGGAAAAGCCGGGAAAGTCTTTTTCCACGATAAAGGCGGTATAGCCTCCCCGGGCTCCTTTTTCTTTATCCGTTACGGCGATCACGGTAAATACCCTTGCCTCCGGGGCATTGGTGATAAAGTGTTTCATACCGTTTAAAATCCATTTATCGCCCTTTAAAACGGCGGTAGTTTTCATATTGGCCGCATCCGATCCGGAATCAGGCTCGGTGAGGCCAAAGGCCCCTATTTTATCACCGCTGGCCAGGCCAGGCAGGTATTTTTTCTTTAATTCATCGTTGGCCAGCTCCACAATACCGGTAGTACCGATGCCCGTATGAGCGCCGATAAGAGTGGTAAAGCTCATATTGGCCCGGCCCAGTTCCTCCAGCAGCAGGCATTTTTCCAGCATGTTGATGCCCAGGCCACCGTACTGCTCGGGTATGCTCATCCCAAACAAGCCCATTTCCTTGGCCTGGTCGATGAGGTGCCGGGGGATATGGTCTTCTTCTTCAATTTGTTGGGCACAGGGCTCAACTTCGTTATCCACAAAATCGCGGATAGTACGCTTCATATCTTTTATTTCATCAGATAAGCTAAAATCCATGATTACAGCCCTCCTTTTTATCATTTCATTGATTAAGTGCTCTACCAATAAAATATAAGTAAATAAGGCAAGCGATGCCTTCGCTGTATAACGTATAACGGACAGGCACCGCGCTGCTTTGCCTTATGTTATTTTGTATGTTCGTGACCACAATTCTTTGCTTTTATCTGCCTTGAAAGTCAGGCTTGCGTTTTTCTAAAAAGGCTGTGGTACCTTCAACGCGATCTTCGGTGGAAAAGGCAATCACCTGAGCGAACTTTTCAAACAGCAGCCCCGAATTAATATCGGTATTGGCACCCACATTAATGGCTGTTTTGGCCAGGCTGACTGCCATCGGGCCTTTGGCAATTATCTTCTGCGCCATTTCTTTGGCGGCAGGCAGTAGATCTTCGGATTGCTTGACTACTTTATTAACCAGACCAATTTCTCTGGCCTCCTGGGCGCTGATGATATCACCGGTAAAAATCAGCTCTTTCGCCTTACCAACGCCCACCACTCTTTGCAACCTCTGGGTGCCGCCGGCTCCGGGAATGATGCCCAGGTTTACCTCGGGCTGCCCTAGTTGGGAGCGGCTGGTGGCAATTCTGATATCACAGGCCAAGGCCAACTCACATCCACCACCCAGGGCAAAGCCATCAATAGCGGCGATCACAGGCTTATCCAGGTTCTCTACCTCATTTAGTGAATCCTGAGCTTCGCTTTTCAATACTTCCAAAGTTTCACGCTCTCTTAAGGAGCGAATATCCGCCCCGGATGCAAAAGCTTTGCCGCCCGCACCAGTGATAATAAGCACCCGTACGTCTTTATCAAAACGGCATTCCCTTGCGGCGCCACGAATCTCTGCCCAGGTGCGAGGATCCAGGGCATTGCGCACTTCGGGACGATTCAAGGTGATTATGGCAATGTGACCGTCCTTCTCTAATAACAAGTTTTGAAATTCCATATTGGTCCCTTCCTTATTAAAAAAATTTTAATTATTTGAAGAGGCGGCTAGCTAACCAACCCATTCCCAGATAGCCGCAGAACCCTGCCCATGACCGATGCACATGCTCTCCACTGCATATTTGGCGTTGTAATAAGTCATTTCATGCATTAGTGTGGTGGCAATTCGTGCTCCGGTGCAGCCCAGGGGGTGCCCTAGAGCAATGCCGCCGCCCCGCGGGTTAAGCAGCGGGTGGTTTCTAATGCCTAATTCCTCTGTGCAGTATATGGCCTGAGAAGCGAAAGCTTCGTTAACTTCCCACAGGTCAATTTGATCAACGGTCATACCTGCTTGTTTTAGCACTTTGGGAATCGCCAGGGCGGGTCCAATACCCATGACTGCGGGATCCACACCAATCACAGCATAGGCCACCAGCTTCATTTTGGGCTTTAACCCCAGCTCTTGTACTTTTTCCTTGCTGGCTACAAGCACGGCGGCGGCGGCATCATTCGTTTGGCTGGAATTACCGGCTGTAACGGTAGCCGATTTATCATTCATAAATACAGGCTTTAGCTTGGCCAGTGCCTCCATATTAGTGCCCGGTCTAATACCCTGGTCCCGGGTGACCAGCATTTTTTGGATGCCTCCGTCCTCAGTGGGAACATCCGCTTCAATGGGTAATATTTCATCTTTAAACAGACCTTCTTCGGTGGTCTTATGGGCCTTGGCATGGCTTTCTACCGCCATCTGGTCCTGTTCTTCCCTGCTGATGTTGTACCGTCTGGCCACCATTTCAGCCGTGTAGCCCATCCTTACCATGTTGGGGTCGGTAAATTCCCCCAATCTGGGGTTAGGCTTGGTGCCTGTTGCCATTGGCACATGAGTCATATGTTGAACACCGCCGGCAATAATTAAATCCGCCCAACCCATTGCTATGGAAGAAACAGCAAAGGCAATGGTCTGCAGACCGGACCCGCATAGGCGGTCCACCGTACACCCGGATACACTAAACGGCATGCCTGCCATTATTGTAGCGTAGCGACCAATATTTGAACCCATATCCTGCATTAAGTAGGTGCCGCCCAGCATAACATCGTCCACTTGTTCCTTCTTTTTACCTGTGATGTCCGCCCGGTTCAAGACTTCATTAATTATCGCAGCAGCCAAATCGTCCGCCCGGACATTAATAAACCAGGATTTTTTGCCCGATTTGGCTATAGGCGTACGCACTCCCTCAACCAGGTAAACTTCTCTCATTTATATTTAGCCCCTTTCTTTCGGCAAGTTATCCGAAGCCTATGGAATGACTCATTGGTGTCAATTTTATTTACAATACTCGTAGAATCCCTTACCGGTTTTACGCCCCCATTCTTTTTTTACAAACTTTTCCACAATAATGGGGGAGGGCTTGTATTGGGGATCACCTGTTTCTTGGTAACGCTCTGTACTGATGTAGTAGGTCAGGTCAACTCCGGTGAGATCCAGTAGTCTAAACGGGCCCATTGGGTGTCCCAGCGCATGTACAACTGCAGTGTCAATATCTTGGGGTGTGGCCACTCCCATATCATAGATATATAGAGCTTCGTTTTTAATGGCCGATACTATCCGGTTGACTAAAAAGCCGTATATTTCCTTTTGCAGCATGACGGGTATCTTACCCATTTTTTTGCATGTCTCCATTACTATCTCTACAGTGTCATCAGATACATGAGGTCCCCTGACAACTTCCACAAGTTTCATTACCAGCGCCGGATTAAAGAAGTGCATGTTGCATACCTTGGATGGACGGCTGGTTGCATCGGCAATTTTGGAGCTGACGATGTAGGAGCTATTAGTGGCTAAAATAGCATGCGGAGGACAAGTCTTATCCAAATCGACAAATATTTTGCGTTTAAGTTCTAATTTTTCGATAGCTGCCTCGATTACCAGATCGACATCCTTACACGCTTCCGCTAAATCATCGGTAAAAGATAACCTGTCCCGAGCCGCTTTAGCCTCATCCTTGGTTAATTTGCCTTTGACCACTCGCTCGGGCAGGTAGGTGTCGGCGAAATTTTCAGCCTTTTGTAAAATTTCCTGATTAATGTCGGTGCATGACACTTTATAACCTGCCAGTGCCGCGGATACGGAAATCTGGTGTCCCATGTTCCCCGCACCAATAACGCAAATATTTTTCACTTCGAAACTCGCCATAAATTTCACACCCCTTTAAAAGATTTTAGATTATATTCAAATTTTAATTTTGGCGCTTAAATCCGCTTATTTGTTGTGCTCCAAATCTTCATTTTTTCGGCTTCTTTAATTAAATCGTCCTGAAAATTCGGGTGAGCAAGATTAATCAGCATTTCCGCCCGCTGCCAGGTTGGTTTGCCCTTTAAATTGGCCTTACCGTACTCGGTAGCTACATAATGGACCACTGATCTGGGCACCGTTACCGCGCTGCCGTTGGTTATAGTGGGCACAATCCTGGAAATTTGCTTATCCCTTATTTCTCTGGTAGAGCTTAAGCAAATGAATGCTTTACCACTCTTGGAGCGAAAAGCGCCATAGGTAAAATCAAACTGCCCGCCGGTTCCGGAAATTTGCCGGGAACCCACTGATTCAGAGCTTACCTGGCCGTACAAATCAATTTCAATAGCGTTATTAATAGAAATTTGGTTATCGTTTTGGGCAATATTTTCGGGCGCATTGATGTAATCCACAGGATATATGGCACAAGCCGGGTTATTATGTATAAATTCATATAACTTGGCATCCCCCATGGCAAAGGTATACGCCATTTTAAAGCGGTCTATTGTTTTTCTGGCCCCGGTAATAATGCCTTTTTCGTATAAGTCAACAAAAGAGCCGCACAGCATTTCACTGTGTACGCCAAGATCTTTTAAATCAGATTCGGCAAGCATTTGGCCAATGGTGTTGGGCATACCGCCAATACCCAGCTGCAAACAGGCTCCGTCTTTAATTTCCTCCACTATTAAGGCAGCAATTTTTTTATCCACCTCAGTGGGCGGGTGAACAGGTATTGCAAACAGCGGATCGTTCCTTCCCTCGACGATATAGTCAACTTCGGAAATGTGCACACATTCTTGATCGCCACCCAGGCAGCGAGGTGCATTTTGGTTTACTTCTACAATGACAATTTGAGCTGTTTCACACAGCGCCCGCTCGTATGAACTGGATACACTGAAATTGAAATAGCCTTGTTCATCCATAGGAGTGGTTACAATCATGGCCACATTGATGGCCGGGGAATTACCCGATCGGATATGCACTGGTGACTCAGCATACAAACCGGGTATATGAAAGGACAGGTAATCGTCTTGTAATTTCCGATCCACCCCGCTAAAAAATCCACTGTTGTAGATAAAGTGTTCTTGGTCCGGGTCAGCCAGGGCAACATTAACCGGGTAAAGGGAGCAAACTCCTCTTATGTTAACGTTAGTTAGCTCGTCTTTGCGCCGGGCCAGTGCCTCATCAAGTACCCTCGGGGTGGTTGCAAAATGGCTGTAAGCCACCCAATCGTCCGATTTAACTGCTTTGACCGCTTCATCGGCAGTAACCAGCTTGCCTTGATACTCTTTTGTATAATTGCTCACGTTACAAAACTCCCTCGTCAATACGTGTAATTGTTTTTCTATATTCACCTGCAGCATCTTTTAGGTTTTCCCGATAACCCGGGCTCATTTACCAATTTGGTAATATAGATGGCCCGGACACCGTTAAAACCGCAGGGGGTTGCAGGCAGCGTTGTTAAAGAAAACTTACTAACTTATGACCAGCGCCTCTTCCGGGCATTGGATAGCAGATTTATCAGCATTTTTAATTAAATCGGTAAGCATATATACATTAGGCAAAATGTTGTTGATAAAATACCGGGCGGTTGCAATTTTACCCATGTAGTAGTTATAATCATGGTGATCCAACCCCAGCTCAGCTATTTTGCGGCCGGCTAACAGCGCCTGATCCAAGATAGCCTCTCCGGCAAACAGCTGGGCGCAGCAGATAAGCACCCTTGGGGCGTAAAGGGGTATTAATTCGCCCATTTCAGCCTTGTTGGCGTAATAAGAGGCACATAAATCTTTGATTTCAGCAACGCAATTATACGCTTTTCCCAGTTTGTTAAATTCTACGGTAAAATCCGGGTTTTCTTTATTTTCTTTAATGAATTTTTTACGGTCATTCATCCAGTCGGCAAACGGCCGGCCGTCTTTCATGCGCATTTTTCTGCCCACCAAATCCATAGCGTGGATAAATGAGGTTCCCTCCCAGATGGAAAGTATCTTCACATCACGGGCGTACTGAGAAACAGGATATTCCTCGGTATATCCAACTCCACCGTATACCTGAATGGCCTGACCAATCATTTGCCAGGCAGTTTCGGCGGAATAAGTTTTAATTAGCGGAGTTAGTATCTCGGCCAGCCCCTGGCACCGGGCGGATTTTTTTTTGTCGTTGCTATGTTCGGCAATATCCAGGTAATAAAAGCCCTTGAATATCATGGCCCGAATGGCTTCCACCTGGGCCTTGATTTCTAGCAGCATTCGTTTTATATCTTCGTGTTTAATCAACGGCACCCGGCCAATCCGGGGATTGGTGAACGGTCGGCCCTGAATACGCTCGGTAGCGTAACGTGCTGCATAACAATAAGCGGCGGCCATTTGGGCCAGAGCGTTATGGCCCGTACCAATACGGGATTCATTCATCATATGAAACATCATGGCCAGGCCCTTGGAAGCACCCTCGCTATCCGGTGGGCTGCCCACCAGTATTCCGCGGCAGTTGTCATTCTCACCAAAATTCAACATGGCTGTGGCGGATGCCTTGAGCCCCATCTTATGCTCAACGCCGGTGCAAATAACATCGTTGGGGTCGCTGAGGCTTCCGTCGTCATTGACCCATATCTTGGGCACAATATACAGCCCTAAACCTTTTGATCCCGGAGCACCACCTTCGGGTCGGGCTAGTATCATATGAATAATGTTTTCGCTCAAATCAACTTCCCCACCGGTAATAAACATTTTAGTGCCCTTAATTTTGTATATCCTCGGATCATCAGTTGGATAGGCCCTGGTGGTGGAATCCCCCACGTCAGAGCCGGCATTTGGCTCAGTCAGACACATAGTGCCGCTCCACATACCGTTTAGCATGTTTTCGATGAACATTTCCCGGTCTTTATCAGTGCCAAACCGATGAATTAAATTAGCTGCACCAGTGGTCAGCTTGATATAGGACGAAAGCGCCGGGCTGGCCGCCATAATCATCTCATTATAGGCACGGTATAATGTTAACGGCATCAAGGTGTCTGATCCCAACGATTCGTTGGCTGATCCCCAACCGTTCTCTTGCAAAAATTTAAATGCCTGTATGTACGGCGCCGGCAAATTAACACGACCATTTTCAAATTTAATACCTGTTTCGTCACCTTCTTTATTAATAGGCGCTATTAC
This genomic interval from Desulfoscipio sp. XC116 contains the following:
- a CDS encoding enoyl-CoA hydratase is translated as MSFEYLLYDQKDKIGYISLNRPEKRNALSKGLLEELAGLLAVVGAEIITEKRVNVIVIKGIGQAFSAGHDLKEVYESNPQELLQLFQACYKTMQAIRDTGQPVIAQVRGIATAAGCQLAAACDLAVASEDAMFGTPGVKIGLFCSTPAVFLSRNIGRKKAMEMLLTGALMPAREALIYGLVNKVVPTEELDRATEQMAATIADYSTSAIAIGKKAFYRQINMEDFQALNYASEVITLNSTTKDAREGISAFIEKRHPKWTD
- a CDS encoding Zn-ribbon domain-containing OB-fold protein translates to MGAHISIPMYQRAVPQRYRLIGQRCRSCGKVNFPSKAVCKYCSQGTTFENVQLSGRGTIYSYTIIAGGGAPPEFAAEAHCKGSYPVAIVQLEEGPRVIAQVVNPPEEGLTIGMPVKAVFRKIYEEEGVTRYGFKFIPAI
- a CDS encoding 3-oxoacyl-[acyl-carrier-protein] synthase III C-terminal domain-containing protein, which encodes MAKSIMSYGVYLPYLRIKRDEYLNALGGCSAGMREKTVLDIDEDVTTMAVEAARNALAGLDISCVGVLTLASTHFPYQEKEMSGTVVEALGLNNNVLTAQHANSTTAGTQAILSALGLMEQTDRPYALVIISDAPASGADMDIEHGFGAGACAFVLAKNKPGLTFEAVYACSNEAMGLRYRLPGETDIRDIGVKAYAAKDYNATVKAAVTGLVSKTGRGLADYNHVILHQSDAKTAAALGKKMGCSEEQLKESQVYAQLGDTGAASPLLALCRVLEAAAAGDSIIVCSYGSGSGSQALSFNLNQAVTTETNPWRAALEYKKYISYVQYLKLKKSI
- a CDS encoding thiolase domain-containing protein, giving the protein MESVAIIGAGQTRYGDFPGKGVKELFAEAYLEMLQSVDRGLDQQRIGAAYIGSLSAGSGFQLGQLAPLLMGHVGLPHVNAVRIENACASGGYALYNAACAVASGKVDLVLAAGVEKMRDVSSSKGRYWLGVSGDTEFERLAGSTFAGIYALMAARYMHDYGLKREHLSMVAVKNHRHAVANPKAQFRKEITVEQAVKGVPVAYPFNVWDCSPTTDGAAAVLLCNAQIAREFTDKPVYLKGFGAASDFLAIHDRDSMTRLSATRKAAAEAYQQAGVGPNDIDFAEVHDCFTIAEILAYADLGFAEEGRAQYLLEEGITQRDGKLPVNNSGGLKAKGHPIGATGCGMAVEIFKQLRGEAKEPGRQIKNARYALSHNVGGSGGTAAVFIYQRGDA
- a CDS encoding acyl-CoA dehydrogenase family protein, whose translation is MDFSLSDEIKDMKRTIRDFVDNEVEPCAQQIEEEDHIPRHLIDQAKEMGLFGMSIPEQYGGLGINMLEKCLLLEELGRANMSFTTLIGAHTGIGTTGIVELANDELKKKYLPGLASGDKIGAFGLTEPDSGSDAANMKTTAVLKGDKWILNGMKHFITNAPEARVFTVIAVTDKEKGARGGYTAFIVEKDFPGFSIGTIEKKMGLRGSHTSEIIFEDCEVPKENVLGIVGKGYASALRILSKGRVALGARCVGACDKLIELSAKYAQQRVQFGRPIAGFQAIQWMLAEMATDTEAARALTYRVAWMVDQNMPVIKEGPMVKLFASEALGRVVDKAVQIHGGMGYMKEFPVERFYRDARLTRIYEGTNEIQRMVIAGRLLKELEI
- a CDS encoding enoyl-CoA hydratase-related protein — encoded protein: MEFQNLLLEKDGHIAIITLNRPEVRNALDPRTWAEIRGAARECRFDKDVRVLIITGAGGKAFASGADIRSLRERETLEVLKSEAQDSLNEVENLDKPVIAAIDGFALGGGCELALACDIRIATSRSQLGQPEVNLGIIPGAGGTQRLQRVVGVGKAKELIFTGDIISAQEAREIGLVNKVVKQSEDLLPAAKEMAQKIIAKGPMAVSLAKTAINVGANTDINSGLLFEKFAQVIAFSTEDRVEGTTAFLEKRKPDFQGR
- a CDS encoding thiolase family protein, encoding MREVYLVEGVRTPIAKSGKKSWFINVRADDLAAAIINEVLNRADITGKKKEQVDDVMLGGTYLMQDMGSNIGRYATIMAGMPFSVSGCTVDRLCGSGLQTIAFAVSSIAMGWADLIIAGGVQHMTHVPMATGTKPNPRLGEFTDPNMVRMGYTAEMVARRYNISREEQDQMAVESHAKAHKTTEEGLFKDEILPIEADVPTEDGGIQKMLVTRDQGIRPGTNMEALAKLKPVFMNDKSATVTAGNSSQTNDAAAAVLVASKEKVQELGLKPKMKLVAYAVIGVDPAVMGIGPALAIPKVLKQAGMTVDQIDLWEVNEAFASQAIYCTEELGIRNHPLLNPRGGGIALGHPLGCTGARIATTLMHEMTYYNAKYAVESMCIGHGQGSAAIWEWVG
- a CDS encoding 3-hydroxyacyl-CoA dehydrogenase family protein gives rise to the protein MASFEVKNICVIGAGNMGHQISVSAALAGYKVSCTDINQEILQKAENFADTYLPERVVKGKLTKDEAKAARDRLSFTDDLAEACKDVDLVIEAAIEKLELKRKIFVDLDKTCPPHAILATNSSYIVSSKIADATSRPSKVCNMHFFNPALVMKLVEVVRGPHVSDDTVEIVMETCKKMGKIPVMLQKEIYGFLVNRIVSAIKNEALYIYDMGVATPQDIDTAVVHALGHPMGPFRLLDLTGVDLTYYISTERYQETGDPQYKPSPIIVEKFVKKEWGRKTGKGFYEYCK
- a CDS encoding acetyl-CoA hydrolase/transferase C-terminal domain-containing protein; protein product: MSNYTKEYQGKLVTADEAVKAVKSDDWVAYSHFATTPRVLDEALARRKDELTNVNIRGVCSLYPVNVALADPDQEHFIYNSGFFSGVDRKLQDDYLSFHIPGLYAESPVHIRSGNSPAINVAMIVTTPMDEQGYFNFSVSSSYERALCETAQIVIVEVNQNAPRCLGGDQECVHISEVDYIVEGRNDPLFAIPVHPPTEVDKKIAALIVEEIKDGACLQLGIGGMPNTIGQMLAESDLKDLGVHSEMLCGSFVDLYEKGIITGARKTIDRFKMAYTFAMGDAKLYEFIHNNPACAIYPVDYINAPENIAQNDNQISINNAIEIDLYGQVSSESVGSRQISGTGGQFDFTYGAFRSKSGKAFICLSSTREIRDKQISRIVPTITNGSAVTVPRSVVHYVATEYGKANLKGKPTWQRAEMLINLAHPNFQDDLIKEAEKMKIWSTTNKRI